Proteins encoded within one genomic window of uncultured Draconibacterium sp.:
- a CDS encoding metallophosphoesterase: MYDIIGDVHGYAAQLKKLLLEMGYRKTNGSYSHPTRKAIFVGDFINRGPEIRKTIRTIKAMVENGNAYAVLGNHELNAIIYHLKDKQGKSIISKPSKYFLSLFKTINEYSSGSKELNEQLRWMRTLPLYLDFGAIRVVHACWCEDAIKVADSLYEDGRIRKRVFRKVYKKSSSDEAKSVWRLTKGVNLKLPSDLRVISNKGVSPRSFRIRWWDNLEGKTFKEASFESKFTMPPYTIPSEIVPETFPYPDDAPIVFFGHYCRGAGPYIIKHNVCCVDSCVAGTKSLLAYRWSGEKELDMNHLVKI, encoded by the coding sequence ATGTACGACATTATTGGAGATGTTCATGGTTATGCGGCCCAGCTAAAAAAGCTATTGTTAGAAATGGGCTACCGGAAAACGAATGGTAGTTATTCGCATCCTACTCGAAAAGCAATTTTCGTGGGCGATTTTATCAATCGTGGGCCTGAAATCAGAAAAACAATTCGAACCATTAAGGCAATGGTTGAAAATGGTAATGCCTACGCCGTGCTGGGAAATCACGAACTTAATGCTATTATTTATCACCTGAAAGACAAACAGGGAAAATCAATAATTTCAAAACCGAGTAAATACTTTTTGTCGCTTTTTAAAACCATCAACGAGTATTCGTCGGGATCGAAAGAACTGAACGAGCAGTTGAGATGGATGCGTACATTGCCGCTTTATCTCGATTTTGGCGCAATTAGGGTGGTGCATGCCTGTTGGTGCGAAGATGCCATTAAAGTTGCCGACTCGTTGTATGAAGATGGCAGAATAAGAAAACGCGTGTTTCGTAAGGTTTATAAGAAATCAAGTTCGGATGAAGCTAAAAGTGTGTGGCGGCTAACAAAAGGTGTTAACTTAAAATTACCGTCTGATTTGAGGGTAATTAGTAACAAAGGTGTTTCGCCGCGTTCTTTCCGTATTCGATGGTGGGATAACCTGGAAGGAAAGACATTTAAAGAAGCTTCGTTTGAAAGTAAATTTACGATGCCGCCGTATACTATTCCTTCTGAAATAGTTCCAGAGACTTTTCCGTACCCCGATGATGCTCCGATTGTTTTCTTCGGACACTATTGTCGTGGTGCCGGACCATACATAATAAAACACAACGTTTGTTGCGTTGATTCGTGTGTTGCGGGCACAAAATCACTTTTAGCGTATCGGTGGAGTGGCGAAAAGGAGTTAGATATGAATCATTTAGTAAAAATATAG
- a CDS encoding porin family protein — translation MKEITSLLFVVCFMLLAIQSMAQYPSLTFFGGANMSTTDMKFGMGDTDVEDSYKALYGFNIGALYEYVMNKDKSQEIAVEGGLLFETKGFHKKLEASENKTTLYFVDVPVYLKYIHRFRSLNKIYAGVGGFAGMGLFGNESITPESLDTNNDLEWGSEGKYERLDYGVSAKAGFLMERGLNICVSYDYGLADIATLENQEAKTRVLRLSLGYTLRLDN, via the coding sequence ATGAAAGAAATTACCTCTCTGTTATTTGTAGTATGTTTTATGCTGCTTGCAATCCAATCAATGGCGCAATATCCGTCCCTTACTTTCTTTGGAGGGGCTAATATGTCCACAACCGATATGAAGTTTGGAATGGGAGATACGGATGTTGAAGATTCGTATAAAGCTTTGTACGGATTTAATATAGGTGCTTTGTATGAATATGTTATGAATAAAGACAAATCCCAGGAGATCGCCGTGGAAGGTGGATTATTATTTGAAACAAAAGGTTTTCATAAGAAACTGGAAGCATCAGAAAATAAAACTACACTATATTTTGTTGATGTTCCGGTTTATCTAAAGTACATTCATCGTTTTCGGTCGTTAAATAAAATTTACGCAGGAGTTGGTGGATTTGCCGGAATGGGATTGTTCGGTAATGAATCTATTACTCCCGAAAGTTTAGATACTAACAATGATTTAGAATGGGGTTCAGAAGGAAAATATGAACGCTTAGATTATGGTGTATCCGCGAAAGCAGGATTTCTTATGGAGAGAGGTTTAAATATTTGTGTTTCCTACGATTATGGATTGGCTGATATTGCTACATTGGAAAATCAGGAAGCAAAAACAAGAGTTTTACGTTTATCGCTTGGTTATACCTTAAGATTAGACAACTAG